From Candidatus Sulfotelmatobacter sp., the proteins below share one genomic window:
- the mfd gene encoding transcription-repair coupling factor, producing the protein MTTKPLETYLEDPLAASLLRYVERLPEAQRLLAALAVEAQGKPARIGMRGLTGSARGLLISWLHHSLGGTLVLVVPHGEPFEEWRDDLEYFRGPGAVLAFPEPDVLPYDAASPHPALTAQRLETLARLAGGERGIVLATARGVLQKIPASERLRRAVVRLRVGAEIDPLALAERLVLLGYERLPEVEAMGQFARRGGIFDVYAAGSADPLRVEFDGDTIASIRRFDSGTQRSLEQLGEATVLPRFEMALSPEEAAAATERLRAAGDELARRPGAGIEREPAPMPTSLFHEGIERFYGHYDSAPGSLADYLPADAWVVLDDPGKLDQRLDELERLIHRGYEEARAHYPLVSPPQDLFLRADRLGALAGAHRGADLLGAVVERGEAERYAETLVADCRPAEPMQRSLERLKGHVAELGANDIHPVILCDNPGQRDRLFELLGDTGATLGVGGVTAGFTLPQAGLAVLTDHEVFARYRRRRRKLRRVGGLSLAELSALKVGDYVVHEDHGVGVYRGLKRLTLNGQETDCVEIAYAEKDRLFVPVQQLALVSRYAAGEGARPAVHRLGSGAWAKTKARAKRAIQDMAENLIKTYAARKALPGHRFKSDTVWQRELEASFPYDETPDQLKAIEEVKADMERGSPMDRLICGDVGYGKTEVAIRAAFKAVQDGKQVAVLVPTTILAQQHLLTFRERMADFPIRVEVLSRFRTAKEQKETLAALSRGEVDILIGTHRMLSKDVHYHALGLVVIDEEHRFGVAQKEKLRQLVRQVDALAMTATPIPRTLNLSLAGARDMSVIETPPRDRLPVHTEILEVDEEVITDAILREVDRGGQVFFVHNRVETIQATALRVQKLVPMVRVAVAHGQMAERELERVMLDFLERKSDVLVSTMIIESGIDMPTVNTLIVDRADTLGLAQLYQLRGRVGRSSHRAYAYLLVPSRRVLTEDAEKRLRVIEEFDELGVGFKVALKDLEIRGAGNLLGPEQSGFIVGLGFDLYVKLLEEAVASLKGEAAEVAPEPRLLTDWSAYLPDDYVPDEHEKLNLYRRLAETRELGSLDDLTLELMDRFGALPSPAVALVELRRLRILGAGAWVEGLRVMHDVVEIALRRPLTPAEIRTVVGMLRFQVEFFSGREFGLRLRGEDLVLLNRSRETLEALAFAMTPAVAAHPAPH; encoded by the coding sequence ATGACCACGAAACCGCTGGAAACCTATCTCGAAGATCCGCTGGCGGCATCCCTGCTGCGTTACGTCGAGCGGCTGCCCGAGGCGCAGCGCCTGCTCGCGGCGTTGGCGGTCGAGGCGCAGGGCAAGCCTGCGCGCATCGGCATGCGCGGCCTGACCGGCTCGGCGCGCGGCCTGCTGATCTCGTGGCTCCATCATTCGCTGGGCGGCACGCTGGTGCTGGTGGTCCCGCATGGCGAGCCGTTCGAGGAATGGCGCGACGACCTCGAGTACTTCCGCGGTCCGGGCGCGGTGCTCGCTTTTCCCGAACCCGACGTGCTGCCCTACGACGCCGCCTCTCCCCATCCCGCGCTCACCGCGCAACGACTCGAAACGCTGGCGCGGCTCGCCGGCGGCGAGCGTGGCATCGTGCTCGCGACCGCGCGCGGTGTGCTGCAGAAGATCCCGGCGTCCGAGCGGCTGCGCCGCGCGGTGGTGCGCCTCAGGGTCGGCGCCGAGATCGATCCGCTCGCGCTCGCCGAGCGCCTGGTGCTGCTCGGCTACGAACGACTGCCCGAGGTCGAGGCGATGGGCCAGTTCGCACGGCGCGGCGGCATCTTCGACGTCTACGCCGCGGGCAGCGCCGATCCGCTGCGGGTCGAGTTCGACGGCGACACGATCGCCTCGATCCGACGCTTCGATTCCGGCACGCAGCGCTCGCTCGAACAGCTCGGCGAGGCCACGGTGCTGCCGCGCTTCGAGATGGCGCTGTCGCCGGAAGAAGCCGCGGCCGCGACCGAGCGGCTGCGCGCCGCCGGCGACGAGCTGGCTCGGCGACCCGGCGCCGGGATCGAGCGCGAGCCGGCGCCGATGCCGACCTCGCTGTTCCACGAAGGGATCGAGCGCTTCTACGGACATTACGACTCTGCCCCCGGCAGCCTCGCCGACTACCTGCCGGCCGATGCGTGGGTGGTGCTCGACGATCCCGGCAAGCTCGATCAGCGGCTCGACGAGCTGGAGCGCCTGATCCACCGCGGCTACGAGGAGGCGCGGGCGCACTACCCGCTGGTCTCGCCCCCGCAGGACCTGTTCCTGCGCGCCGATCGGCTCGGCGCCCTGGCCGGCGCCCATCGCGGCGCCGACCTGCTCGGCGCGGTCGTCGAGCGCGGCGAGGCCGAGCGCTATGCCGAAACCCTGGTCGCGGATTGCCGCCCCGCCGAGCCGATGCAGCGATCGCTCGAACGCTTGAAGGGCCACGTCGCCGAGCTCGGCGCCAACGACATCCATCCGGTCATCCTGTGTGACAACCCCGGCCAGCGCGACCGGCTGTTCGAGTTGCTCGGCGACACCGGCGCCACGCTCGGCGTCGGTGGCGTCACCGCCGGATTCACCCTGCCCCAGGCCGGGCTCGCGGTGCTCACCGACCACGAGGTGTTCGCGCGCTACCGGCGACGCCGCCGGAAGCTGCGACGCGTCGGCGGACTCTCGCTGGCCGAGCTGTCGGCGCTCAAGGTCGGCGATTACGTGGTGCACGAGGACCATGGGGTCGGCGTCTATCGCGGGCTCAAGCGCCTGACGCTCAACGGGCAGGAGACCGACTGCGTCGAGATCGCCTACGCCGAAAAGGATCGCCTGTTCGTGCCGGTTCAGCAGCTCGCGCTGGTGTCGCGCTACGCCGCCGGAGAAGGCGCGCGACCGGCGGTGCATCGGCTGGGGTCGGGCGCCTGGGCGAAGACCAAGGCGCGGGCGAAACGCGCCATCCAGGACATGGCCGAGAACCTGATCAAGACGTACGCCGCGCGCAAGGCGCTGCCCGGCCATCGCTTCAAGTCGGACACGGTGTGGCAGCGCGAGCTCGAAGCCTCGTTCCCCTACGACGAAACCCCCGATCAACTCAAGGCGATCGAAGAAGTGAAGGCCGACATGGAGCGCGGCTCGCCGATGGACCGCCTGATCTGCGGCGACGTGGGCTACGGCAAGACCGAGGTCGCGATCCGCGCCGCGTTCAAGGCGGTGCAGGACGGGAAACAGGTGGCGGTGCTGGTGCCGACCACCATTCTCGCCCAGCAGCACCTGCTCACCTTCCGCGAGCGCATGGCGGACTTCCCGATCCGGGTCGAGGTGCTGTCGCGCTTCCGCACCGCGAAGGAGCAGAAGGAGACGCTGGCCGCGCTCTCCCGCGGCGAGGTCGACATCCTGATCGGCACCCATCGCATGCTGTCGAAGGATGTCCACTACCACGCGCTCGGCCTGGTGGTGATCGACGAGGAGCATCGCTTCGGCGTGGCGCAGAAAGAGAAGCTCCGCCAGCTGGTGCGGCAGGTGGATGCGCTGGCGATGACCGCCACGCCGATTCCGCGCACGCTCAATCTGAGCCTGGCGGGCGCGCGCGACATGTCGGTGATCGAGACGCCGCCGCGCGATCGACTGCCGGTGCACACCGAGATCCTCGAAGTCGACGAGGAGGTGATCACCGACGCGATCCTTCGCGAGGTGGATCGCGGCGGGCAGGTGTTCTTCGTCCACAACCGAGTCGAAACCATTCAGGCCACCGCGCTGCGCGTGCAGAAGCTGGTGCCGATGGTGCGGGTGGCGGTGGCCCACGGCCAGATGGCCGAGCGCGAGCTGGAGCGCGTGATGCTCGACTTCCTCGAGAGGAAGAGCGACGTGCTGGTCTCGACCATGATCATCGAGTCGGGCATCGACATGCCGACCGTCAACACCCTGATCGTCGACCGCGCCGACACCCTCGGGCTGGCCCAGCTCTACCAGCTGCGCGGGCGCGTCGGGCGCTCGTCGCACCGCGCCTACGCCTATCTGCTGGTGCCGTCACGGCGCGTGCTCACCGAGGACGCCGAAAAGCGCCTGCGCGTGATCGAGGAGTTCGACGAGCTGGGGGTGGGTTTCAAGGTGGCGCTCAAGGACCTCGAGATCCGTGGCGCCGGCAACCTGCTCGGGCCCGAGCAGAGCGGTTTCATCGTCGGGCTCGGCTTCGATCTGTACGTGAAGCTGCTCGAAGAGGCGGTTGCCTCGCTCAAGGGCGAGGCCGCCGAGGTCGCGCCCGAGCCGCGGCTGCTCACCGACTGGAGCGCCTACCTGCCCGACGACTACGTACCCGACGAGCACGAGAAGCTGAACCTCTATCGCCGGCTGGCCGAAACTCGCGAGCTGGGATCACTCGACGATCTGACGCTCGAGCTGATGGATCGCTTCGGTGCTCTTCCCTCGCCGGCGGTGGCGCTGGTCGAGCTGCGCCGGCTGCGCATCCTCGGCGCGGGGGCTTGGGTCGAGGGTCTGCGCGTCATGCACGACGTGGTCGAGATCGCGCTCCGGCGGCCGCTCACGCCCGCCGAGATCCGCACGGTGGTCGGCATGCTCCGCTTCCAGGTCGAGTTCTTCAGCGGTCGCGAATTCGGACTGCGCCTGCGCGGCGAGGACCTGGTGCTGCTGAATCGCTCGCGCGAGACGCTCGAGGCGCTGGCGTTCGCGATGACGCCGGCGGTTGCGGCGCATCCCGCGCCCCACTAG
- a CDS encoding response regulator → MNEAAPVRILIADDEPRARQFLEKLLGEHEDVDVVGAARGGVEALQMAQTLTPEAAFLDIHMPDLSGLEVARQLARNDRVPLVVFVTAYDRYAVEAFEVAALDYVLKPVKRERLADTVRRVVSEIRTGRPASRGKELREALETPELERQFPPLRRLPVRHRREVRLLDLEHVPLVFSRDRLVLARAEGREYLVDYTLQELEQRLPEGTFVRVHRGALVNMNAIESYGGEDGVLVLKLKDGSRVEASERRAAEVRRRLK, encoded by the coding sequence ATGAACGAAGCGGCACCGGTGCGGATCCTGATCGCGGACGACGAGCCGCGCGCGCGGCAGTTCCTCGAGAAACTGCTGGGCGAGCACGAGGACGTGGACGTGGTGGGTGCGGCGCGCGGCGGCGTCGAGGCGCTGCAGATGGCGCAGACCCTGACCCCCGAGGCCGCCTTCCTCGACATCCACATGCCGGATCTCTCGGGTCTCGAGGTGGCGAGACAACTGGCGCGGAACGATCGGGTGCCGCTGGTGGTGTTCGTCACCGCCTACGATCGCTACGCGGTCGAGGCGTTCGAGGTGGCGGCGCTCGACTACGTGCTGAAACCGGTGAAGCGCGAGCGGCTGGCCGACACCGTCCGCCGCGTGGTGAGCGAGATCCGCACCGGGCGGCCCGCGTCACGCGGCAAGGAGCTGCGCGAGGCGCTCGAGACACCCGAGCTGGAGCGCCAGTTTCCGCCGCTGCGCCGCCTGCCGGTACGGCATCGCCGCGAGGTGCGCCTGCTCGATCTCGAGCACGTGCCGCTGGTCTTCTCGCGCGACCGGCTGGTGCTGGCGCGGGCCGAAGGCCGCGAGTACCTGGTGGACTACACGCTCCAGGAGCTGGAGCAGCGGCTGCCCGAGGGCACGTTCGTGCGCGTCCATCGCGGGGCGCTGGTCAACATGAACGCGATCGAGTCGTACGGCGGCGAGGACGGCGTACTGGTGCTGAAGCTCAAGGACGGATCGCGCGTGGAGGCCAGCGAGCGCCGCGCCGCCGAGGTACGGCGGAGGCTGAAGTAG
- a CDS encoding peptidylprolyl isomerase: MLRGLPVALLVLLAAAPLAAQRLDGIAAVVNDEVVLQSDVEEQLMSFVAQAHIRPDSMLADTLRKQILEQLIDDKLVVAEARHQGITVSDAEVRKQVDLAVEQKKEELGGESAYQDQLQKENLTDAKVREKYRSDLEKQIIGKRLLDKMFPKKPVPQAEAEAYFKAHPDKFPKKSAEMRLAVIQIPPMPDSISEAKGKAAAIAARKRILAGEKFAKVAADVSDDPGSARSGGDLGFFTRGTMEPALENAAFNTKLNTVSEPIRTPYGYHIVEPLERDTVKTMAHTDSLGPDGKPLLECHARHILIRVPLSDDDIQRAKKLAEDVHAQAVKGTPFGTLVKKYSKYQGPQTDDGDLGFIVATALQPDIRAGLDSLKVGQLSDVLTNQLGFNIFKLLDKHPERPYQLDEIKDELPKAVAEIQAREKYEAWVVTLRNKAQIEYR, translated from the coding sequence ATGCTCAGAGGCCTTCCGGTGGCCCTGCTGGTCCTGCTCGCGGCCGCCCCGCTCGCCGCGCAGCGGCTCGATGGCATCGCGGCGGTCGTCAACGACGAGGTCGTGCTCCAGAGCGATGTCGAGGAACAGTTGATGAGCTTCGTCGCCCAGGCCCACATCCGTCCCGACTCGATGCTGGCCGACACGCTGCGCAAGCAGATCCTCGAACAGTTGATCGACGACAAGCTGGTGGTGGCCGAGGCGCGCCATCAGGGCATCACGGTCAGCGACGCCGAGGTGCGCAAACAGGTGGACCTGGCGGTCGAGCAGAAGAAGGAAGAGCTGGGCGGCGAGAGCGCCTATCAGGATCAGCTCCAGAAGGAGAACCTCACCGACGCCAAGGTGCGCGAGAAGTACCGCAGCGACCTCGAGAAGCAGATCATCGGCAAACGGCTGCTCGACAAGATGTTCCCGAAGAAGCCGGTGCCGCAGGCCGAGGCCGAGGCCTATTTCAAGGCGCATCCCGACAAGTTCCCGAAGAAGTCGGCCGAGATGCGGCTCGCCGTGATCCAGATCCCGCCCATGCCGGATTCCATTTCCGAAGCCAAGGGGAAGGCCGCGGCGATCGCGGCGCGCAAGCGCATCCTCGCCGGCGAGAAGTTCGCCAAGGTGGCGGCCGACGTGTCCGACGATCCGGGTTCGGCGCGTTCGGGCGGCGATCTCGGCTTCTTCACCCGCGGCACGATGGAGCCGGCGCTCGAGAACGCGGCGTTCAACACCAAGCTCAACACGGTGAGCGAGCCGATCCGGACGCCCTATGGCTACCACATCGTCGAGCCGCTCGAGCGCGATACGGTGAAGACCATGGCGCACACCGACAGCCTCGGACCCGACGGCAAGCCGCTGCTCGAGTGCCATGCGCGTCACATCCTGATTCGCGTGCCGCTGAGCGACGACGACATCCAGCGCGCCAAGAAGCTGGCCGAAGACGTTCACGCCCAGGCGGTGAAGGGCACGCCGTTCGGCACGCTGGTCAAGAAGTACAGCAAGTACCAGGGCCCGCAGACCGACGACGGCGATTTGGGCTTCATCGTCGCCACCGCGCTCCAGCCCGACATCCGCGCCGGCCTCGATTCGCTCAAGGTCGGACAGCTCAGCGACGTGCTCACCAATCAGCTCGGCTTCAACATCTTCAAGTTGCTCGACAAGCATCCCGAGCGGCCCTATCAACTCGACGAGATCAAGGACGAGCTGCCCAAGGCGGTGGCCGAGATCCAGGCGCGTGAGAAATACGAAGCGTGGGTGGTGACCCTGCGCAACAAGGCGCAGATCGAGTACCGGTAA
- a CDS encoding histidine kinase, which translates to MSSASSGAIAAPSSSRTPVRARRLVAVGVIILSAAIGLPRFLTHSPFSRFGVQLDWSHPQGPIRVSKVVAPPSQGLLRENDLIVSVDGEALTLETARERARQGGWPRGPITVQYLREGRAMQVVLPPVHLSAWQRIRLYTWQLAAMIAVPLVAFLLVWRRPDLGTAWTFLAYACAQGLSALYQIFRFPQADFGPAFRFYLEAYHALTFFAPAVFLHFMTVFPRPRWSRRTAIYSVWFWLVVAAYVVAPLLFPLASALGARADDVYVWFDVICYTLGTLSLLERFAKPSRPDWSPNWTERALAVGVGVTLFASTVLEIVDAVSPQPYLVAMTTLPALRILFTLLTLAWLASPLVIAYLIANDPAFDPRRLLVRSLPYALLSGVLAALYLAIVLSAQRLFAAATGEQAMAFNVLAALAVAFAFAPLRWRVQRALDRLFGRDPDALRRALDQAGHELLGALDPYEVRSSVQYGIEHGLKRHVAIDWPESGAPRVLDPEEVPEGAHTAVNNLLMQAGVRLENLALQSQRAAAERREVELREAATRAELRALQAQVQPHFLFNALNALSYLTETDPRAAQRFAERLADMLRYTVEASDRPAALLSEEIDFVEDYLGVARERYENPLVFEVHGDQELLSTAVPPLLLQPLVENSLKHGCSPDAQPLHLSLDVRRENGSIRLEFADDGVSNGNGGPGLGVGLQNLEQRMRRFAGGGSRMSAGPRREGGYAVTLYWPLERGGHS; encoded by the coding sequence ATGTCTTCTGCCTCCAGCGGCGCGATCGCCGCGCCCTCGTCTTCGCGCACCCCGGTGCGAGCCCGCCGGCTCGTGGCGGTGGGCGTCATCATCCTGTCGGCCGCGATCGGCCTGCCGCGCTTCCTCACCCACTCGCCGTTCTCGCGCTTCGGGGTGCAGCTCGACTGGAGCCATCCCCAGGGCCCGATCCGGGTGAGCAAGGTGGTGGCGCCGCCCTCGCAGGGGCTGCTGCGCGAGAACGATCTGATCGTCTCGGTGGACGGGGAAGCGCTCACGCTCGAGACCGCGCGCGAGCGCGCACGGCAGGGCGGCTGGCCGCGCGGCCCGATCACGGTCCAATACCTGCGCGAGGGCCGGGCCATGCAGGTGGTGCTGCCGCCGGTGCACCTGAGCGCGTGGCAGCGGATCCGGCTCTACACCTGGCAGCTCGCGGCGATGATCGCGGTGCCGCTGGTCGCCTTCCTGCTCGTGTGGCGGCGCCCCGATCTCGGCACCGCCTGGACCTTCCTCGCCTACGCATGCGCACAGGGTCTCAGCGCCCTCTACCAGATCTTCCGCTTCCCGCAGGCCGACTTCGGCCCGGCGTTCCGCTTCTACCTCGAGGCCTATCACGCGCTGACGTTCTTCGCGCCGGCGGTGTTCCTGCACTTCATGACGGTGTTCCCGCGCCCGCGCTGGAGCCGGCGCACCGCGATCTACAGCGTGTGGTTCTGGCTGGTGGTGGCGGCCTACGTGGTGGCGCCGCTGCTGTTCCCGCTGGCCAGCGCGCTCGGCGCGCGCGCCGACGACGTCTACGTGTGGTTCGACGTGATCTGCTACACGCTCGGCACGCTGTCGCTGCTCGAGCGATTCGCGAAGCCCTCGCGCCCCGACTGGTCGCCCAACTGGACCGAGCGGGCACTCGCGGTGGGCGTGGGGGTGACGCTGTTCGCCTCGACCGTGCTCGAGATCGTCGACGCGGTGAGCCCGCAGCCCTATCTGGTGGCGATGACCACGCTGCCGGCGCTGCGCATCCTGTTCACGCTGCTCACGCTCGCCTGGCTCGCCTCGCCGCTGGTGATCGCCTATCTCATCGCCAACGATCCGGCCTTCGATCCGCGCCGGCTGCTGGTGCGGAGCCTCCCGTACGCGCTGCTCTCGGGCGTGCTGGCCGCGCTCTACCTCGCGATCGTGCTGTCGGCGCAGCGCCTGTTCGCGGCCGCCACCGGCGAGCAGGCCATGGCCTTCAACGTGCTGGCGGCGCTGGCGGTGGCGTTCGCGTTTGCACCCTTGCGCTGGCGCGTGCAGCGGGCGCTCGACCGGTTGTTCGGCCGCGACCCCGACGCGCTGCGGCGCGCTCTGGATCAGGCCGGCCACGAGTTGCTGGGGGCGCTCGATCCCTACGAGGTGCGCAGCTCGGTCCAATACGGCATCGAGCATGGCCTCAAGCGCCACGTCGCGATCGACTGGCCCGAGAGCGGCGCGCCGCGCGTCCTGGATCCGGAGGAAGTCCCGGAGGGCGCGCACACCGCGGTCAACAACCTGTTGATGCAGGCCGGCGTGCGCCTCGAGAACCTGGCGCTGCAGTCGCAGCGCGCCGCCGCCGAACGCCGCGAGGTCGAGCTGCGGGAGGCCGCGACCCGCGCCGAGCTGCGGGCGCTGCAGGCCCAGGTGCAGCCGCACTTCCTGTTCAACGCGCTGAACGCGCTTTCCTACCTGACCGAGACCGATCCGCGCGCCGCCCAGCGCTTCGCCGAACGGCTGGCCGACATGCTGCGCTACACGGTGGAAGCCAGCGATCGGCCGGCGGCGCTGCTCTCGGAAGAGATCGACTTCGTCGAGGATTACCTGGGCGTGGCGCGGGAGCGCTACGAGAACCCGCTGGTGTTCGAGGTGCACGGCGATCAGGAGCTGTTGAGCACGGCGGTGCCGCCGCTGCTGCTGCAGCCGCTGGTCGAGAACAGCCTGAAGCACGGCTGCTCGCCCGACGCCCAGCCGCTGCACCTCTCGCTCGACGTCCGGCGCGAGAACGGGAGCATCCGGCTGGAGTTCGCCGATGACGGCGTGAGCAATGGCAACGGCGGCCCCGGGCTCGGCGTGGGGCTGCAGAACCTGGAGCAGCGCATGCGGCGCTTCGCCGGCGGCGGCTCGCGCATGAGCGCGGGCCCGCGTCGCGAGGGTGGTTACGCGGTGACGCTGTACTGGCCGCTGGAGCGCGGAGGACATTCATGA